The region aatttagtacaggtgtttacattttgtttgcagggaaaatgaagtcatagttacttgcaaaccaaggaataaaatatgtatacacatataggagtgttagattctcctcagactgtatgtagcAATGTcgctctgcagaatgtgcaacccctaccactctcctcacattttacttttaaaggtaacgcccctttttattcaaatttacccccagactggaggttgcagccccttcttagcattagaggctccatccctgcagtgcatggccgcttccttatgtactttatagcctttcagtatatactcctagaggtgaggtagattctcctgagtatatacacacacagatcagttatattctcctcagtatacaaatcatttccctaggctttatggtttctgagaaaagaactatgtaatgtatggcggcttttcagtttttcaggcttagaattaaatattgaagttgcaacccctttactttccccattgggacataaagaatggttgtggcaaatttcatgtttgtgcagttcatacgtgtgttattagttacattacatatgaggtcacttacttttgcacttagaattgaataatcaagttgccacCCCTTGACTTTTCCTACTTACAACCCaaagaatgttcatgccaaatttcacgcttgtaagaCTCCGGGAAGTAATATAACATAGGGGGTAacttatttttttgcacttaacattgaataatcgagtaatgACTCTTTTTCCTATTTTCGACCGAAAAAatcgttgtgccaaatttcatgtttgtccgacatcgggaagttagagaactagtggcaaatcagtcagtcagtgagggcttttgcctttatatatatatagattttggctgaataagggaatatacagctgaaaaccccgacaacacagactcttctctacatgcagtctcacctggggggtcatctgtatgaatcccctccttacacggctgataccccctcacatgtgtctctgtagcatcaatagggatcagaacttcctccagtttcaccagctgtgaaataaatattgtaaaagtcatcacacagttggagaagtcgtgtggaaggttttatatggccagaaaaggtcattaatagagatgagcgagcatactcgctaagagcaataactcgatcgagcattgcctttagcgagtacctgcccgctcggaaaaaaagattcggctgccggaagcggacagggagctgcaggggagagcggggagaaacagaggggagatctctctctccctctctctcccccgctcccccctgctgactgccgcaactcaccgctcaccagctccagtagccgaaccttttcttccgagcggcgagacactcgctaaggacaatgctcgatcgagtaattgtccttagcgagtatgctcgctcatctctagtcattaattagtatgaggagccggattgacatgacagcagtagtgatctgggccaaatagctgcaggtctcctgtataactccaacctgttgcttctttattccaatcagaagtctccagaaccagaaaatagtgataagatgcagagatctaatgtctgcggtcggctgtaatcctgccatctccagctttctcattacacaagtatcaatcatataataagactaaacacaagaccttcccagccgtcctacagaccagagggaagatttcatgagaccttctctccatctacctgatcatcctgtggaagaagaggacggggacatctctccgctgctgttctcttactggatctacctgcagaaaacacagacagccactgaatttattctctacatacaaataataaaggccgtgtggatttagtcctgtctattacctggtgatagggggggctggtggtcctccatcatgatgtccttgtacagatccttgtgtccttctaaatactcccactcctccatggagaaatagacagtgaagtcctgacaccttataggaacctgacaacacaatgataccatgatcacccagacacgttataccgccatagcattactgtataatgtcccagcattcccagcagcatcacctttctagtcagcagctcaatcatcttgttggtgagttctaggatcttctgctcattgatctcctcaagtatcagggggcgaggtggaggccctgtgattgggctcaggggtcttccccatccatcagacaccggggcctgacagccatcactagaagtcttcttcactaccgtgtaatcctgtttatgaggagatacatccataaatatccctgcagacatttctagagtcctcccagtctggtccggcagttatgtcggctcttcacatctgtgttcatcagtTCTGTTGTTCTGTGAGGGcacgtgtatatattgctatatgtttttatatctttagacCTGCGTGCAAATTCTATGCAATGCTTTGTGACAAAAAACCTAATATTCAATATATGTaatatgcattcttaaaaaatcatatcagatacgaCAAAGGCTTCTGCAAGGCGGAGAAGACTGTTTCTTGGAAAATTACAAAGAGGAACAAGATACAACGGCGATTAGCTTGGCAGTTTAAGGAACTTGCAACATCTTGCTCGAAGGACTGAGGAGAAAAAGAGAAGTGTCTGCTATGAATAAGGAACATGTGATTGATACAGCCGCCTGTCTGATTAACttttgctatggacagtattatggacatatatggtgatgctatatatctggaccaatgagatgctatatgctttgtgtagcaacaggagggtataaagccctgtgtaagccagtaaagtgttggccattactcccgtacagggaagcttaccagacctgtgtgtggtgtttttcctttACCGTCGACAACGGGACATTAGGGTGGGTTTTGACTGATGCTGTACTGATTGATTACCCTGACAGTTCTATTCTGTTGGCTGTTCGACATTTTACCAGCTGCAATAGTTTCCATCATTCCGGCCGCCTTCACActtggctgcagcatttacagtacaggccatgagggggagatttataaaatgtctttcacgcggtgccggtattttctataacaaatctacttagtctttgagaactgcggcagattctaaatccgcagcgagactatttatactacggatttatgctgcggattttgaaccCCTGAAGAACAAAGGATAAAATCCACAGAAGTTTGGCAAGTAAGTTGCAGCATAATACGAgccatttaggccacctgcacatgaatGGATTTGCATTAAGGACTCCATGGCCGATGTCTGcaccaaataccatccatagcatgctacggaaaaacgctttttcctacacacttacggaaacaaattgcggtttTCACGAGCGGAGGAAATATCGCAGCACAATTTATTTTCCTGTGAtgtctgcatggatggcttccatttaagtcaatggaagctactcGACCCGCGGTCCATCCGCAACTAACATTGCAGGCAGGTCACAGATTCCaattcatcacctagcgacggtgtggtgaaaaaaattgagaaaaaaaagctgtacagtgcaagttcgacagcgagccgtgtggaccatccgcagtacagatgaagaacagaaTAGACAGGTACGAGCagatgccggccgggcacagggtcagactcCACTGTGGGCtaccgcatacagaaatcaacctcTTTGTGTGCAGGCGGGCTTAGATGTGGATTTGGCCCCTGCGTATTTACTGCGTAATAGCTGCAAGCTACCACTGTGGAAAGCCCGTAGTAATCATGCTTTATGTGAAGGTGGCAGAAGGACTGAATCGGCAGTAAGTCTTCTGacgtagatgtgaccagagactgacatagatGAGAATGATGGAATGTGACGTCATACTCAGAATCTCTCACCCACTGACATACTCTTCATGGTCGCAGGGGTCGTAATAGCGATGCGGTGCCTGCacagagggggcccagaggccaccctccgccatatacaaatgcacatacaGTGCATTACCGGCTTGTCGTACTGCCAGCCGCGTGATTGTTACGCTGCGGCAGACAGTGCGAGACAGAaaacagcagagcagaagaggaggagggaggaggagagaggcaggtaGGCACACACATAACATGGCTCGgaacagaggaagctgatgatgatgtcatacCCCTGCACTCCTGCACAGTGTACAGTATCTCTGTGCCTGCTggtctcctcacacacagaacTGGTCCGGGGTATGTACCTATCGGTCTCTCTCATCTagttatctgtctctctcatctatctatctaacgaCCTAtcactctcatctatctatctctctcatctatctatctaccaagcTCGctcatctacctacctatctatctctcatctagctacctacctatctcatctatctacctacctatctctgtCATTTAtagatctacctacctctctcatctatctctccatctacctaCCTGTCTCtcttgttagcgcaattttcgctattcgatatactgtgggtgccatattagttaggaataatgtacaggcctggagacccCTTTAAAAGAGCACACGTCTAAATCATGTGTGCCaaggttctccttttatttaggcgggtaaaagtttatataaggttttaaatcaggaagttaggtaatttaggatacagttacatgatTTTGTGTGCTggtaggtcattctcatagggaggtatttgtgaggtagctgtgagatcatttacCCGGggggagcttcccttgagcatgctctattcattcttgacttgttgtccgaaggaaatacttcctgtgtttctctccaaccagccatttcctgtccctttacataaaggcattcctagataggttttcaaCTGGTTAaaaaccggtttgaccagtttttggacacaaagcactgctccttcaattctcgtggaggaggggggggggggatgttccctttccccagaggattagattagagacacaatatagcatcttcacagcttataaaaatacagacaagatggtgaacctctcagccatctaccacactctcatctacctacctctctcatctatctatctaccttatctgtccatcactgctatatagttatgcatctccctgtacagactgtatataattgcacattttgcacacaattaaaaaatgcatcaaaaacacctGCAGTTTCTTATAGTGTATGCGGCAtcttaaaaacgtatgtggtctttgaataccgcatgcagtttttaaaaatgtattcttttattttatttcaaaagtataacaaaaaacatgaacacaccctaaggccgctctcacacatgcgttcagaaaacgcagttctaaattgtggcatttttactgcaagtTCTAGCggagtttttgaacgcatggtacaacATTTGACAGCACTTCTAAATGCACCCCACCATTGTGATGCGTGAGGAGGtacgttaaaaaacacaaaaatagaacagacagctctcgaaaatcacggcattaggaacactgcattcaagctcaggtctgagtaaccccattaaggtcaatgggagcattgtacggtGGTTAGCATGACGCTCGGGGCgccgtgctaatagcggtaaagagccgtgtgagagagtggcctaaggggctacaaacaagttttcctgtagtgcaggatttaggcatgggtacagggggtgggggaggccctgagctgaacttttgcacccgggcacctgagcctttaggtatgcccctgctctcacctctcctgtaagctgaaaGAGTATCTCCTGGGTGAGGGTGAAtaaactctccgccatcttgtcccgatTCCTATCCATCCTTGTCaggtcaatcaggataattatctgatacagaagatatcagccgaggatcctgaaagggaagaagatgagacaatgtaacatcatacaaaatccgctataataatacaattaccgggcattccccctcttcccttccgcacCTCCGCTGAGCCCCAACACAGCTCCCTCCACACCCCACTGCTCGGCCCCCACTGCTGACCCCCAATTCATTAGCACCATTATCAGCCATCTTCTGTCTTCCTGACTGACAGGACTGCCACACAGCGCCACGCTGTTCACAGCATTACCTGACTTGTCCCACAAACCCCAGACATGCTGGGTGCAAGGATGGAGAGGGGGCCGAGTCGGGGGATGCTAGGAACAAAGCCACTCTGGgtgatacatagggggcactataactaagtggggcaaCAAAGGCAGCATTACAGCTTAGTGAAGGCACAAAGGGACTTCTTAATTAAAGGGAAAGAGACATTACTAATTTGTCAGACCACAGAAGATGCATTAGTACTATAGGGGAGTTACTGAGAGGTTAATTGGGGCAGTGTCAGGATGGACAGAGTG is a window of Eleutherodactylus coqui strain aEleCoq1 chromosome 4, aEleCoq1.hap1, whole genome shotgun sequence DNA encoding:
- the LOC136624489 gene encoding oocyte zinc finger protein XlCOF8.4-like, which produces MSAGIFMDVSPHKQDYTVVKKTSSDGCQAPVSDGWGRPLSPITGPPPRPLILEEINEQKILELTNKMIELLTRKVPIRCQDFTVYFSMEEWEYLEGHKDLYKDIMMEDHQPPLSPGNRQD